A single genomic interval of Candidatus Sulfotelmatobacter sp. harbors:
- a CDS encoding nucleoside deaminase, whose amino-acid sequence MREFANRLQDDELAHRMDNPFMARAIQLSIDNVVSVRGGPFGAVIVKNGSVVAEGANRVTTTNDPTAHAEIVAIREACAKVGGFELRDCEIYTSCEPCPMCLGAIYWARIARVYFGNLAADASRIGFDDSFIYAELAQPLPQRSIPMIQMMREQALAAFRAWQERLDKIPY is encoded by the coding sequence ATGCGCGAATTCGCGAACAGATTGCAGGATGACGAACTGGCCCATCGCATGGACAATCCTTTCATGGCGCGCGCCATTCAACTCTCCATCGACAATGTAGTTTCCGTCAGAGGTGGCCCCTTCGGGGCCGTGATCGTCAAAAACGGCAGCGTCGTGGCCGAGGGCGCGAATCGCGTCACTACCACCAATGATCCAACGGCGCACGCCGAAATCGTCGCCATCCGGGAAGCCTGTGCCAAGGTTGGCGGCTTCGAGCTTCGGGATTGCGAAATTTACACCTCGTGCGAGCCATGCCCTATGTGCCTGGGTGCGATCTACTGGGCGCGGATCGCGCGGGTTTATTTCGGCAATTTAGCCGCCGACGCTTCCAGGATCGGATTCGACGATTCCTTCATCTATGCCGAGCTGGCCCAGCCTTTGCCGCAGCGCTCGATTCCCATGATCCAAATGATGCGCGAACAGGCCTTGGCCGCGTTTCGCGCATGGCAGGAAAGGCTAGACAAGATCCCTTATTGA
- a CDS encoding glucoamylase family protein, whose amino-acid sequence MIEARPNLLSRRQVLRLFLGAGSCAPFATVLSSVRLEAQSKTGTPALSPEDDKFLNDVEQASFLFFWEQGNPKTGMVKDRCDVHKPARKDAASIAATGFGLTALCIGDQRGFISRTDALERVFATLRFLWRKLPNHRGFFYHFANPETGERMFDSEVSSVDTTILLCGIVTCREHFHHPAVAELANLILNRVDWSWLSEDTALLTHGWTPEVGFLPSRWDHYSELMMVYLLGMGASVHPLQQETWNAWKRLTFDYEGMRYIGSFAPLFVHQYSQAWFDFRGRRDKYADYFQNSVTATEVHRRFCIELGKQFPDYSDDLWGITASDSQNGYVVWGGPPAMGPIDGSVVPSAAAGSLPFLPAATLRVLKTIQSRYPSAWGKYGFVNAFNPLKNWYDTDVIGIDTGITMLMAENLRTGFVWDTFMKSPEAQRGIERAGLQKY is encoded by the coding sequence ATGATCGAAGCAAGGCCTAATCTGCTTTCACGCCGGCAGGTTTTGCGTCTGTTCCTGGGCGCCGGCTCTTGTGCGCCGTTTGCGACGGTTCTCTCCAGCGTGCGCCTGGAGGCGCAGTCCAAAACAGGGACGCCGGCTTTATCGCCAGAGGATGACAAGTTCCTAAATGATGTAGAGCAGGCTAGTTTTCTCTTCTTCTGGGAACAAGGCAACCCTAAGACGGGGATGGTCAAGGATCGCTGTGACGTTCACAAACCCGCTCGAAAGGATGCCGCCAGTATCGCGGCCACCGGCTTTGGCCTGACGGCTCTCTGCATCGGAGATCAGCGTGGTTTTATCTCCCGTACAGACGCGCTGGAACGAGTGTTCGCGACCCTGCGTTTTTTGTGGAGGAAGCTGCCCAACCACCGCGGATTTTTTTATCACTTCGCCAACCCCGAAACCGGCGAGCGCATGTTCGACTCCGAAGTATCTTCCGTGGATACGACAATTCTGCTGTGTGGAATTGTGACCTGCCGCGAACACTTCCATCATCCCGCGGTTGCTGAACTGGCGAATCTCATCCTAAACCGCGTGGATTGGAGCTGGCTCTCGGAAGACACAGCCCTACTCACGCACGGATGGACGCCGGAGGTCGGATTCCTCCCATCGCGATGGGATCATTACAGCGAACTGATGATGGTGTATCTACTGGGCATGGGGGCTTCGGTGCATCCTCTGCAACAGGAAACCTGGAACGCATGGAAGCGTTTGACATTTGACTACGAGGGCATGAGGTATATCGGTTCCTTCGCGCCGCTGTTTGTGCATCAATACTCGCAGGCGTGGTTCGATTTTCGCGGCCGTCGCGACAAATATGCGGATTACTTCCAGAATTCCGTGACTGCAACGGAAGTGCATCGGCGTTTTTGTATAGAGCTGGGCAAGCAGTTCCCGGATTACAGCGACGACCTTTGGGGGATTACCGCTTCCGATTCGCAGAACGGTTACGTTGTTTGGGGTGGGCCTCCCGCAATGGGTCCAATCGACGGTAGCGTGGTGCCGAGCGCGGCCGCGGGATCGCTACCGTTCCTACCCGCGGCCACGCTGCGCGTTTTGAAAACGATCCAAAGCCGATATCCCTCCGCCTGGGGCAAATACGGCTTTGTCAATGCCTTCAATCCCCTTAAAAATTGGTATGACACCGACGTGATCGGGATCGATACAGGGATCACGATGTTGATGGCGGAAAATCTGCGAACCGGATTCGTGTGGGACACCTTTATGAAGTCGCCGGAGGCGCAGCGTGGAATTGAACGCGCCGGCCTACAAAAATACTAG
- a CDS encoding Crp/Fnr family transcriptional regulator — translation MSNEIGAISELQTLHAGERTNAEGKPVMNTILLSIPDEEFDLIRPHLRFLVLPHHRTLHEPNRKAEFAYFLNRGMVSLVVTAGRGQSVEAGVVGNEGFSPIPLAAGIRRIPHRAVMQVGGEGFKVNADAMETALQSSPQFQRLLNRYAAVHGMQVAQTAGCNRLHNLEQRFSRWLLLIQDRVESGLLRITHDFLATMLGTDRPSVSLVAGGLQRKRIIEYTHGSVKILNRKKLEASACECYGITQLFNAEMGLR, via the coding sequence ATGTCGAATGAGATCGGGGCGATCAGCGAACTCCAGACTCTACACGCTGGAGAACGAACGAATGCGGAAGGCAAGCCGGTGATGAACACGATTCTTTTATCAATCCCCGATGAGGAGTTTGACCTGATCCGCCCGCACCTGCGGTTTCTGGTGTTGCCGCACCACCGTACGCTGCACGAGCCCAATCGCAAGGCGGAGTTCGCCTATTTCCTGAACCGAGGCATGGTTTCTCTGGTGGTGACTGCGGGCCGGGGACAAAGTGTGGAAGCGGGCGTCGTCGGGAACGAGGGATTTTCGCCGATCCCATTGGCGGCCGGCATCAGGAGAATTCCGCACCGCGCCGTGATGCAGGTTGGCGGAGAAGGGTTCAAGGTTAACGCCGATGCCATGGAGACAGCTCTACAATCCAGCCCACAGTTCCAGCGACTGCTGAATCGGTATGCGGCAGTTCACGGCATGCAAGTCGCCCAGACTGCCGGCTGCAATCGGCTCCATAATCTCGAGCAACGTTTTTCCCGATGGCTGCTCCTGATTCAGGATCGTGTTGAGTCCGGTCTGCTGCGCATCACCCACGATTTTCTGGCGACTATGCTTGGAACCGATCGCCCCAGTGTGTCTTTGGTAGCGGGCGGACTGCAACGGAAACGCATTATCGAGTACACGCATGGCTCGGTGAAAATTCTGAATCGCAAGAAACTCGAAGCTTCGGCTTGCGAATGCTACGGAATTACGCAGCTGTTCAACGCGGAAATGGGTCTTCGGTAG
- a CDS encoding ABC transporter ATP-binding protein — protein MSSRQNLWSSWHDRLAALRNIPVVLRIVWESGGTVVALGLIFRLVASLLPIALLWVTKLIIDSVVHAVNAHQPVPRHLWHLVEIEFGLAVFASVLSRTVDYLDQLLADNYTRHVSIQVMKHAAELDLLAYEDPVFYDRLERARVQATDRLGMIQSMGRLVQQVVTTVSLSVSIMVFSPWLLLLLIAGVVPAFLGESHFAFLSYAKNFRQTPIRRQLDYLRVLGGSKEAAKELKLFGLKDFLTERFTKLSDQIYFEDVALARRRLVAGALLSIVGAAGYYGAYVLVIWRTVTGVLSIGTLTFLAGAILQASTNIQQIFSTVSSIADQALFLTDLIAFLQMKPTIRSKPQALPAPKPIRQGFEFRNVSFRYPGGVHLILNHFNFRIHPGERVALIGENGQGKTTIVKLLTRLYDPVEGQILLDGIDLREYSLESLYREIGVIFQDFMRFEMTASENISVGRIEELDNLPLVQVSAEKSLADEVVRKLPRGYEQMLGRRFEGGVDLSGGEWQKVALARAYLRDAQVLILDEPTAALDARSEFEVFQRFAELTRGKMALFISHRFSTVRMADRIVVIEDGRVAEEGRHDELTHLGGRYAEMFEMQAASYR, from the coding sequence ATGTCGAGTCGGCAAAACTTGTGGAGCAGTTGGCATGACCGTCTGGCCGCGCTTCGCAATATTCCCGTCGTCCTGCGTATCGTTTGGGAATCCGGCGGGACAGTCGTAGCGCTCGGTCTGATATTTCGCTTAGTGGCTTCGCTATTGCCCATCGCCCTACTGTGGGTAACCAAGCTGATCATCGACAGCGTGGTGCATGCCGTAAACGCCCATCAACCCGTGCCGCGACATCTTTGGCACTTGGTGGAAATCGAATTTGGACTGGCGGTTTTCGCCAGCGTTCTGAGTCGCACGGTCGATTACCTCGACCAACTGCTCGCCGACAACTACACGCGCCACGTCAGCATTCAAGTCATGAAGCATGCAGCAGAGCTCGACCTGCTGGCCTATGAAGATCCTGTCTTTTATGATCGCTTGGAACGAGCGCGGGTACAGGCCACAGACCGTCTGGGCATGATTCAATCGATGGGGCGACTGGTGCAGCAGGTTGTCACGACGGTTTCGCTTTCCGTTTCCATCATGGTCTTTTCCCCGTGGCTGCTGCTGCTTTTGATTGCAGGAGTGGTTCCGGCATTCCTCGGAGAGAGTCACTTCGCATTCTTGAGCTATGCCAAAAATTTCCGGCAAACACCGATTCGCCGACAACTCGACTATTTGCGCGTATTAGGAGGCAGCAAAGAAGCGGCCAAAGAACTGAAGCTCTTTGGGTTGAAAGATTTCCTGACGGAACGGTTCACCAAGCTCTCCGATCAAATCTATTTTGAAGATGTGGCCCTGGCCCGCCGCCGCTTGGTGGCCGGGGCGCTATTGTCAATTGTTGGCGCGGCCGGTTATTACGGCGCCTACGTACTGGTGATTTGGCGGACAGTCACGGGAGTGCTGAGCATTGGAACGCTGACATTTCTGGCGGGCGCGATTCTGCAAGCCAGCACTAATATTCAACAGATTTTTTCGACGGTGTCGAGCATCGCCGATCAGGCTTTGTTTCTTACCGATCTGATTGCGTTTCTCCAGATGAAGCCGACAATCCGCTCGAAACCCCAAGCCCTGCCCGCGCCCAAGCCCATCCGTCAGGGATTCGAGTTCCGCAACGTTTCCTTCCGCTATCCCGGCGGAGTGCATCTGATTCTTAACCATTTCAATTTTCGCATTCACCCTGGAGAGCGGGTCGCACTGATCGGCGAGAACGGTCAGGGAAAGACCACCATCGTCAAACTGCTCACCCGCCTTTACGATCCGGTCGAGGGACAGATCCTGCTCGATGGCATCGACCTTCGCGAATACAGCCTTGAGAGTCTGTACCGAGAGATTGGCGTGATTTTCCAGGATTTCATGCGCTTTGAAATGACGGCTAGCGAGAACATTTCTGTGGGACGAATCGAGGAACTCGACAACCTTCCTCTGGTACAGGTTTCGGCGGAGAAAAGTCTGGCCGATGAAGTGGTCCGCAAACTTCCCCGCGGGTACGAGCAAATGCTGGGCCGCCGTTTCGAGGGCGGCGTGGATCTTTCCGGAGGCGAGTGGCAAAAAGTTGCGCTCGCTCGCGCCTATCTGCGGGATGCGCAAGTTCTCATTCTGGACGAGCCCACCGCCGCGCTCGACGCCCGCAGCGAATTCGAGGTATTTCAGCGCTTTGCCGAACTCACGCGAGGCAAGATGGCGCTCTTTATTTCGCACCGATTTTCGACGGTACGAATGGCCGACCGCATCGTCGTAATCGAAGACGGCCGCGTCGCCGAAGAGGGCAGACATGACGAGTTGACTCACCTCGGTGGCCGATATGCCGAGATGTTTGAAATGCAAGCTGCGAGTTATCGCTAG